Below is a genomic region from Syntrophales bacterium.
TATTCGAAAATGCATATATTCGATATACTTAGAAAATGAATAAGTGAAAGGAGGAAGCAATGGAATTTTCAGAAACAGAATTGGAACTGTTAGAACTTCAAGCAGACATATTAAAGATGCTTGCAAATCCAAAGCGCCTCGCAATTGTCCATATCCTGAGGGATCAGGAACGGACGGTAGGGGAATTAATCAAGATAACCGGGTATCCAGCCGCCAATATCTCCCAACACCTCTCCCTTCTTAAATCCAAGGGCCTGGTCGTTACCCGTCGTGGAGGTACACACGTCATCTACGCCCTGTCGAGTCCCAAACTTGACCAGGCCTGCGACATCATGCGGGAGGTGCTGATGGAGCAACTGGAGCACAAAAAGAGTCTTGTAACAAAGGTTATGTAGTCCACAATTTATACAAAAATATGAATATCTCTGAGAGAAGGTAAACAAAATGGCACATCTGACAGCAAAACAAAAGGAATGGCTGGAGAAGGAATTTAATCAGCGGGTAAGCTTCGATAAAACAGAACGATTGCTCTATTCTCATGATATAGCGGCCATACCGCGTATAATCCGTCCTTTTGGAGGGAGCACTATCCCCGATGCCATCATTCAACCGGAATCAGAAGAAGAAGTGGCTCGCCTGGTTGCCTGGGCAAATGAGGGCAGGATACCCCTTACACCTCGGGGAAAGGCTTCCAGTGGCTACGGAGGCGCCGTACCCACGAAGAAGGGCGTGGTCGTTGATTTCTGGCGTATGCGAAAGGTCATCCATACGGACAGTGATGCTATGGAGGTTACTGTCCAGCCCGGCATAACATGGGAAAAGTTGCAGACAGAACTGGCCAAAGAGGGGCTGGATCTTCGTCTCTATCCCACAAGCGCTCCCTCATCCACCGTTGGCGGCTGGTTGGCCCAGGGCGGGGCAGGCATCGGTTCATACGCTCACGGCTATTTTCGAGACAATACGGTCTCTGCCCGTGTGGTGTTGCCCGATGGCGCCATTAAGAAATTTTCCGGTGATAATCTCGATCTAATCGCCGATGCCGAGGGTATCACCGGGTTTATTACGGAGGTAACTTTAAGGATCAGGAAACAGGAAAAAATAGCCGTCACCGCCCTTGCTTTCCCCGATGCCCGCAGGTTACAAGAAGCGGTAGAGGCGATGGACAGGAGTGAATTACCCCTCTGGTCTATTGTTTTTATCAACCCGAGAATGGCGGAACTAAAAAACAGGGCGCCCCTGATGGAACACCGGACACACTCCGGGGAGGAACGGGTAATCTTGCCGGCTGCGTATGTTGTCACCATTGCCTACACAGAAAAAGACTCTCAAAGAGTAAGGGATGGGCTTACCGAAATTGTTAGGATGTTTGAAGGGGAAGTCCTGTCTGAGAGGATTGCGGAACATGAATGGAAGAACCGCTTTAAACTTATGGTGGTAAAGCGCCTGGGGCCTTCTCTCGTTCCTGCAGAGGTGATCGTTCCTCTTCAGAGCCTGGGTGACGTGATGAGTGAAATAGAGCAAAAGGTTGATCAGCCTATTGTTAAAGAAGGGGTAATCATCCATCGGGGGCGGGGAGGAAAACCGGAAGCGGTAATCTTAGGGTTTATCCCCTCCGATCAACGGAGATTTGCCTACAACCTCGTCTTCGGACTTGTCCTCACGATAATCAAAATCGCAGAACGACACGGCGGACGGGTCTACTCCACGGGCATGTATTTTACCAAAAAAGCAGGTCATGTCCTGGGGAGCGAGCGGGTAAAAAGACTGGAAAGATTCAAAAAGGAAAGAGACCGCCACGGTATCTTCAACCCCCAAAAAGTTCTCGGCGGGGGAATCATCGGGCGCCTGATGAAGGTAGTCAGTATCTTCGAACCACTTATCCGACCCTTCGGGAATGTGGTGATCACCCTGGTTGGAGAACGTCACAGGAAACCAGCCAAGGGGATCCCGCCGGATGTGGCCTGGTATGCCTATTCCTGTTCTCAGTGCGGTTACTGTGTTGACGAGTGCGACCAGTTCTATGGCCGTGGATGGGAAAGCCAGAGCCCGAGGGGAAAATGGTACTGGCTGCGGGAGTATATGGAAGGTAATGTAAAGTGGGATCAGAAGATGGTGGATACCATCATCGCCTGTACAACCTGTGAACTGTGTAATCTCCGTTGCTCCGCCTCTCTGCCTATCGAATCTTCCTGGATGAAGCTGCGGGGACAGTTGATCCAGGAAGAGGGCAGGATGACCTTCCCACCTTTCGAAATGATGGCCGCCGCCCTTGTTAAGGAAGGAAATATCTGGGCAGGTTACAGGAATAACCGTGATGCCTGGTTCCCGGAGAAGTTGAGAGAGAAACATCCCCCTGGCACACAGGCTGGGAATGTCTATTTTGCCGGATGTACGGCAAGCTATGTGGAAAAAGACATCGGCAAGGCATCGGTAACCCTCCTGGACGCCGCCGGAGTGGATTTTACCTGTCTGGGTCAGAAGGAGAACTGTTGCGGAACCCCGATGCTGGTATCCGGTAAATGGGATATCTTCCTCAATAACATGCAGAGGAACATTGCCTCCGTGAAGGCCTGCGGCGCCGATACCGTCATCACCTCCTGTCCCGCCTGTGATATGATGTGGAGGCACGTCTATCCCCAATGGGCCCAAAAACACGGCATTGCCTTCGATATCAAGACGAGACATTACAGCGAAATTATCAGCGAGCAGATCCGTGAGGGGAGATTCAAGTATACCCATGAGGTCCCCCGGAAGGTAACATGGCATGACTCCTGTCATATGGGAAGGGTCAGTGGAATCTACGACCCCCCGCGGGATATGATCAAGGCTATTCCGGGCATCCAATTCGAAGAGATGAAATATAACAGGGAGGCAGCTCACTGCTGTGGCTCAGTACTGACACTGATCAAGGACCCTCCTGTGGCCCACGAAGTGGGGGGTATGAGGATTAGGGAGGCCGAGGAGATCAATGCCGAGGCGATCCTGGCCCTTTGCCCCTGTTGCGAGTTCCAGCTTCGCGTCAGCGCCGATAAAAAGGGTAAAGATATGGGGGTTCATGATCTGGCCGCCTTTGCCTGCCTGGGTCTGGGTAAAAAATTCAAAGACCCGGAGCCGGAGGTTATGCGCCAATGGGCGGTCTTTGAAGGGATGATTGACCTGATGACCCCGCAGGGATTTGCCGCCCTGATGAGCAGTATGTGGAAAGAGCTGATGGATGCTATGCCGCTGGGGATGGGGAGTATGATGCGGTTTGTCGGTAAGCTCGGGCCGGTAGGCGGCGCTTTGCTCTGGATGATGAGGCCCATGTTTCCTGTCCTGTTCCCGATCCTGTTGCCCAGGATGATGCCCAAGGTTATGCCCGCCATGCTGAATCGTGTCGCCGGGAAGATACCCATGCCGGATTATATGAGGGAACAGATGCCCGAACTGATGCCCAGGGTAATGGATAACCTGATGCCGAAGATGCTGCCCGATGTTGTTCCTCTGATTGTTGGCCCGATGATTGACTATCTCAGGGGTTCGGGAAAAAAGATTCATGTCCCCAGCGAGCCATCACCAGCCTGCGGGCTTCGTCCCCGGTAAATATCTCGCCGTCGAGCTGCGCATCCTCAACAGCCTTCAGGATCTCACTGAAGATGGGACCGGGGCGAAAGCCCATGGCGATGAGGTCATGGCCGGTGATCAGACGCGGCGGGTGCAGTTCCTCTGTGGCAAGTTCGGCAAGCTTTGTCTTGCAGAACTCGTAGTTGTCGAGGAAACCATGGCTTCCCAGGCAATCGAGGCGGTGAAGTTCAAGATGAAGATCGAAGCGGGGCTTCCTGAATAGCGGCACATCGGGTCTGCGAATATGTGAGGACCGTACATTGTCTATTCATCAAGATAGTTTATAGCCCAAGGATTTGAGATTGTTCACATTAATGAAAAGGTGCGAGGGTATCCTTATGCTTCTTTCTGAAAATAATCCTGAGCGGTACGTGTTCAAAACCGAAGGTCTCTCTGATCCGGTTGACCAGGAATCGCTCGTAGGAGAAGTGA
It encodes:
- a CDS encoding FAD-binding and (Fe-S)-binding domain-containing protein, which gives rise to MAHLTAKQKEWLEKEFNQRVSFDKTERLLYSHDIAAIPRIIRPFGGSTIPDAIIQPESEEEVARLVAWANEGRIPLTPRGKASSGYGGAVPTKKGVVVDFWRMRKVIHTDSDAMEVTVQPGITWEKLQTELAKEGLDLRLYPTSAPSSTVGGWLAQGGAGIGSYAHGYFRDNTVSARVVLPDGAIKKFSGDNLDLIADAEGITGFITEVTLRIRKQEKIAVTALAFPDARRLQEAVEAMDRSELPLWSIVFINPRMAELKNRAPLMEHRTHSGEERVILPAAYVVTIAYTEKDSQRVRDGLTEIVRMFEGEVLSERIAEHEWKNRFKLMVVKRLGPSLVPAEVIVPLQSLGDVMSEIEQKVDQPIVKEGVIIHRGRGGKPEAVILGFIPSDQRRFAYNLVFGLVLTIIKIAERHGGRVYSTGMYFTKKAGHVLGSERVKRLERFKKERDRHGIFNPQKVLGGGIIGRLMKVVSIFEPLIRPFGNVVITLVGERHRKPAKGIPPDVAWYAYSCSQCGYCVDECDQFYGRGWESQSPRGKWYWLREYMEGNVKWDQKMVDTIIACTTCELCNLRCSASLPIESSWMKLRGQLIQEEGRMTFPPFEMMAAALVKEGNIWAGYRNNRDAWFPEKLREKHPPGTQAGNVYFAGCTASYVEKDIGKASVTLLDAAGVDFTCLGQKENCCGTPMLVSGKWDIFLNNMQRNIASVKACGADTVITSCPACDMMWRHVYPQWAQKHGIAFDIKTRHYSEIISEQIREGRFKYTHEVPRKVTWHDSCHMGRVSGIYDPPRDMIKAIPGIQFEEMKYNREAAHCCGSVLTLIKDPPVAHEVGGMRIREAEEINAEAILALCPCCEFQLRVSADKKGKDMGVHDLAAFACLGLGKKFKDPEPEVMRQWAVFEGMIDLMTPQGFAALMSSMWKELMDAMPLGMGSMMRFVGKLGPVGGALLWMMRPMFPVLFPILLPRMMPKVMPAMLNRVAGKIPMPDYMREQMPELMPRVMDNLMPKMLPDVVPLIVGPMIDYLRGSGKKIHVPSEPSPACGLRPR
- a CDS encoding metalloregulator ArsR/SmtB family transcription factor → MEFSETELELLELQADILKMLANPKRLAIVHILRDQERTVGELIKITGYPAANISQHLSLLKSKGLVVTRRGGTHVIYALSSPKLDQACDIMREVLMEQLEHKKSLVTKVM